From the genome of Thunnus thynnus chromosome 1, fThuThy2.1, whole genome shotgun sequence, one region includes:
- the tle3b gene encoding transducin-like enhancer protein 3-B isoform X12: MYPQGRHPAPHQPGQPGFKFTVAESCDRIKDEFQFLQAQYHSLKVEYDKLANEKTEMQRHYVMYYEMSYGLNIEMHKQTEIAKRLNAILAQIMPFLSQEHQQQVAQAVERAKQVTMTELNAIIGQQLQAQHLSHAAHGPPVQLPPHPSGLQPPGIPPVTGAGSGLLALGALGSQAHLPVKDEKNHHDLEHRGPSSFHSPLALPLKERESSTNNSVSPSDSLRAASEKHRGSSDYGLDSKKRKVDDKDSMSRYDSDGDKSDDLVVDVSNEDPATPRVSPAHSPPENGLDKSRVLKKDAAPNSPASVASSGSTPSSKAKDHAHNDKSSTPSLKSNTPTPRNEAPTPGTSTTPGLRPLTMGKPPGMEALAAPALRTPLSIAGSYATPFAMMSHHEMNGSLTSPGVYPGLISPQMSAAAAAAYGRSPIAGFDPHPHMRAPGLPASLTSISGGKPAYSFHVSADGQMQPVPFPPDALIGPGIPRHARQINTLSHGEVVCAVTISNPTRHVYTGGKGCVKIWDISQPGSKSPVSQLDCLNRDNYIRSCKLLPDGRTLIVGGEASTLTIWDLASQTPRIKAELTSSAPACYALAISPDAKVCFSCCSDGNIAVWDLHNQTLVRQFQGHTDGASCIDISHDGTKLWTGGLDNTVRSWDLREGRQLQQHDFTSQIFSLGYCPTGEWLAVGMESSNVEVLHHTKPDKYQLHLHESCVLSLKFAYCGKWFVSTGKDNLLNAWRTPYGASIFQSKESSSVLSCDISADDKYIVTGSGDKKATVYEVIY; this comes from the exons ATGTATCCACAAGGCCGGCATCCG GCACCTCACCAGCCAGGGCAGCCCGGCTTCAAGTTCACTGTGGCAGAGTCTTGCGACAGGATCAAAGACGAATTTCAGTTCCTGCAGGCCCAGTACCACAG tCTTAAAGTGGAGTACGACAAACTGGCCAATGAAAAGACAGAGATGCAGCGTCACTACGTCATG taCTATGAGATGTCCTATGGGCTCAACATTGAGATGCACAAACAG ACTGAGATTGCCAAACGTCTCAATGCAATCCTGGCTCAGATCATGCCATTCTTGTCACAAGAG CACCAACAGCAGGTAGCTCAGGCTGTTGAACGGGCCAAACAGGTGACAATGACTGAGCTGAATGCTATCATCGGG cagcagctccaggcCCAGCACCTCTCCCACGCAGCCCACGGCCCCCCTGTCCAGCTGCCCCCGCACCCCTCAGGCCTGCAGCCGCCCGGCATCCCCCCTGTGACGGGTGCTGGCTCCGGCCTGCTGGCGCTGGGTGCTCTTGGCAGCCAGGCTCACCTGCCTGTGAAGGATGAGAAGAACCACCACGACCTGGAGCACCGAGG ACCCTCATCTTTTCACTCGCCTCTGGCTCTTCCTCTGAAAGAACGCGAGTCGAGCACG AATAACTCGGTGTCGCCATCAGACAGCCTGCGGGCAGCCAGTGAGAAGCACCGCGGCTCATCAGATTACGGCCTTGACTCCAAGAAACGCAAAGTAGATGACAAGGACAGCATGAGCAGAtat GACAGTGACGGAGACAAAAGTGACGACTTGGTGGTGGATGTTTCCAATGAG GATCCAGCCACCCCTCGGGTGAGCCCCGCTCACTCTCCTCCGGAAAATGGCCTGGATAAATCACGAGTCCTGAAGAAGGATGCGGCCCCCAACAGCCCTGCCTCTGTCGCCTCTTCAGGCAGCACGCCGTCCTCCAAAGCAAAGGACCACGCCCAT aACGACAAGTCGTCCACACCGAGCCTCAAGtccaacacacccacacccaggAATGAGGCGCCCACACCAGGAACCAGCACCACTCCAGGACTACGGCCTCTGACGATGGGCAAACCACCTGGCATGGAGGCATTgg CTGCCCCTGCCCTGCGCACACCTCTCTCCATTGCGGGTTCCTACGCCACCCCGTTTGCCATGATGAGTCATCATGAGATGAACGGATCCCTGACGAGCCCAGGCGTCTATCCTGGCCTCATTTCACCACAGATgagtgctgcagctgctgccgcTTACGGACGCTCACCAATT GCGGGGTTTGACCCTCATCCTCACATGAGAGCTCCAGGCCTGCCAGCCAGCCTCACTTCCATTTCTGGAGGAAAACC GGCCTATTCTTTTCATGTGAGTGCAGATGGTCAGATGCAGCCCGTGCCCTTCCCTCCAGATGCACTGATAGGTCCGGGCATCCCGCGCCACGCTCGCCAGATCAACACACTGAGCCATGGGGAAGTGGTGTGCGCTGTCACCATCAGCAACCCCACGCGTCACGTCTACACTGGCGGCAAGGGCTGTGTCAAGATCTGGGACATCAGCCAACCAGGCAGCAAGAGCCCAGTGTCCCAACTCGACTGTCTG AACAGGGACAATTACATCCGCTCCTGCAAGCTGTTGCCTGATGGCCGCACCCTGATCGTGGGTGGCGAGGCCAGCACACTGACCATCTGGGACCTGGCCTCACAGACGCCCCGCATAAAGGCAGAGCTCACTTCCTCTGCTCCAGCCTGCTACGCACTGGCCATCAGCCCTGACGCCAAGGTCTGCTTCTCCTGCTGCTCCGATGGAAATATCGCTGTGTGGGACCTCCATAACCAGACCCTCGTTAG GCAGTTCCAGGGCCACACAGACGGAGCCAGCTGTATTGACATCTCCCACGACGGGACCAAACTCTGGACTGGAGGGCTGGACAACACGGTCCGCTCCTGGGATTTGAGAGAGGGACGGCAGCTCCAGCAACACGACTTTACCTCACAG ATCTTCTCACTGGGTTACTGTCCCACTGGAGAATGGTTGGCTGTGGGTATGGAGAGCAGTAACGTGGAGGTGTTGCACCACACCAAGCCTGACAAGTACCAGCTGCACCTGCACGAAAGCTGCGTCCTCTCACTCAAGTTCGCCTACTGTG GTAAATGGTTTGTGAGCACAGGGAAGGACAATCTGCTGAATGCATGGAGGACTCCCTATGGGGCCAGCATATTCCAG TCCAAGGAGTCGTCCTCCGTCCTGAGCTGTGACATCTCTGCAGATGACAAATACATCGTGACAGGTTCTGGAGACAAGAAGGCCACCGTCTACGAGGTCATCTACTAG
- the tle3b gene encoding transducin-like enhancer protein 3-B isoform X15 translates to MYPQGRHPAPHQPGQPGFKFTVAESCDRIKDEFQFLQAQYHSLKVEYDKLANEKTEMQRHYVMYYEMSYGLNIEMHKQTEIAKRLNAILAQIMPFLSQEHQQQVAQAVERAKQVTMTELNAIIGQQLQAQHLSHAAHGPPVQLPPHPSGLQPPGIPPVTGAGSGLLALGALGSQAHLPVKDEKNHHDLEHRERESSTNNSVSPSDSLRAASEKHRGSSDYGLDSKKRKVDDKDSMSRYDSDGDKSDDLVVDVSNEDPATPRVSPAHSPPENGLDKSRVLKKDAAPNSPASVASSGSTPSSKAKDHAHNDKSSTPSLKSNTPTPRNEAPTPGTSTTPGLRPLTMGKPPGMEALAAPALRTPLSIAGSYATPFAMMSHHEMNGSLTSPGVYPGLISPQMSAAAAAAYGRSPIAGFDPHPHMRAPGLPASLTSISGGKPAYSFHVSADGQMQPVPFPPDALIGPGIPRHARQINTLSHGEVVCAVTISNPTRHVYTGGKGCVKIWDISQPGSKSPVSQLDCLNRDNYIRSCKLLPDGRTLIVGGEASTLTIWDLASQTPRIKAELTSSAPACYALAISPDAKVCFSCCSDGNIAVWDLHNQTLVRQFQGHTDGASCIDISHDGTKLWTGGLDNTVRSWDLREGRQLQQHDFTSQIFSLGYCPTGEWLAVGMESSNVEVLHHTKPDKYQLHLHESCVLSLKFAYCGKWFVSTGKDNLLNAWRTPYGASIFQSKESSSVLSCDISADDKYIVTGSGDKKATVYEVIY, encoded by the exons ATGTATCCACAAGGCCGGCATCCG GCACCTCACCAGCCAGGGCAGCCCGGCTTCAAGTTCACTGTGGCAGAGTCTTGCGACAGGATCAAAGACGAATTTCAGTTCCTGCAGGCCCAGTACCACAG tCTTAAAGTGGAGTACGACAAACTGGCCAATGAAAAGACAGAGATGCAGCGTCACTACGTCATG taCTATGAGATGTCCTATGGGCTCAACATTGAGATGCACAAACAG ACTGAGATTGCCAAACGTCTCAATGCAATCCTGGCTCAGATCATGCCATTCTTGTCACAAGAG CACCAACAGCAGGTAGCTCAGGCTGTTGAACGGGCCAAACAGGTGACAATGACTGAGCTGAATGCTATCATCGGG cagcagctccaggcCCAGCACCTCTCCCACGCAGCCCACGGCCCCCCTGTCCAGCTGCCCCCGCACCCCTCAGGCCTGCAGCCGCCCGGCATCCCCCCTGTGACGGGTGCTGGCTCCGGCCTGCTGGCGCTGGGTGCTCTTGGCAGCCAGGCTCACCTGCCTGTGAAGGATGAGAAGAACCACCACGACCTGGAGCACCGAG AACGCGAGTCGAGCACG AATAACTCGGTGTCGCCATCAGACAGCCTGCGGGCAGCCAGTGAGAAGCACCGCGGCTCATCAGATTACGGCCTTGACTCCAAGAAACGCAAAGTAGATGACAAGGACAGCATGAGCAGAtat GACAGTGACGGAGACAAAAGTGACGACTTGGTGGTGGATGTTTCCAATGAG GATCCAGCCACCCCTCGGGTGAGCCCCGCTCACTCTCCTCCGGAAAATGGCCTGGATAAATCACGAGTCCTGAAGAAGGATGCGGCCCCCAACAGCCCTGCCTCTGTCGCCTCTTCAGGCAGCACGCCGTCCTCCAAAGCAAAGGACCACGCCCAT aACGACAAGTCGTCCACACCGAGCCTCAAGtccaacacacccacacccaggAATGAGGCGCCCACACCAGGAACCAGCACCACTCCAGGACTACGGCCTCTGACGATGGGCAAACCACCTGGCATGGAGGCATTgg CTGCCCCTGCCCTGCGCACACCTCTCTCCATTGCGGGTTCCTACGCCACCCCGTTTGCCATGATGAGTCATCATGAGATGAACGGATCCCTGACGAGCCCAGGCGTCTATCCTGGCCTCATTTCACCACAGATgagtgctgcagctgctgccgcTTACGGACGCTCACCAATT GCGGGGTTTGACCCTCATCCTCACATGAGAGCTCCAGGCCTGCCAGCCAGCCTCACTTCCATTTCTGGAGGAAAACC GGCCTATTCTTTTCATGTGAGTGCAGATGGTCAGATGCAGCCCGTGCCCTTCCCTCCAGATGCACTGATAGGTCCGGGCATCCCGCGCCACGCTCGCCAGATCAACACACTGAGCCATGGGGAAGTGGTGTGCGCTGTCACCATCAGCAACCCCACGCGTCACGTCTACACTGGCGGCAAGGGCTGTGTCAAGATCTGGGACATCAGCCAACCAGGCAGCAAGAGCCCAGTGTCCCAACTCGACTGTCTG AACAGGGACAATTACATCCGCTCCTGCAAGCTGTTGCCTGATGGCCGCACCCTGATCGTGGGTGGCGAGGCCAGCACACTGACCATCTGGGACCTGGCCTCACAGACGCCCCGCATAAAGGCAGAGCTCACTTCCTCTGCTCCAGCCTGCTACGCACTGGCCATCAGCCCTGACGCCAAGGTCTGCTTCTCCTGCTGCTCCGATGGAAATATCGCTGTGTGGGACCTCCATAACCAGACCCTCGTTAG GCAGTTCCAGGGCCACACAGACGGAGCCAGCTGTATTGACATCTCCCACGACGGGACCAAACTCTGGACTGGAGGGCTGGACAACACGGTCCGCTCCTGGGATTTGAGAGAGGGACGGCAGCTCCAGCAACACGACTTTACCTCACAG ATCTTCTCACTGGGTTACTGTCCCACTGGAGAATGGTTGGCTGTGGGTATGGAGAGCAGTAACGTGGAGGTGTTGCACCACACCAAGCCTGACAAGTACCAGCTGCACCTGCACGAAAGCTGCGTCCTCTCACTCAAGTTCGCCTACTGTG GTAAATGGTTTGTGAGCACAGGGAAGGACAATCTGCTGAATGCATGGAGGACTCCCTATGGGGCCAGCATATTCCAG TCCAAGGAGTCGTCCTCCGTCCTGAGCTGTGACATCTCTGCAGATGACAAATACATCGTGACAGGTTCTGGAGACAAGAAGGCCACCGTCTACGAGGTCATCTACTAG
- the tle3b gene encoding transducin-like enhancer protein 3-B isoform X14, which yields MYPQGRHPAPHQPGQPGFKFTVAESCDRIKDEFQFLQAQYHSLKVEYDKLANEKTEMQRHYVMYYEMSYGLNIEMHKQTEIAKRLNAILAQIMPFLSQEHQQQVAQAVERAKQVTMTELNAIIGQQQLQAQHLSHAAHGPPVQLPPHPSGLQPPGIPPVTGAGSGLLALGALGSQAHLPVKDEKNHHDLEHRERESSTNNSVSPSDSLRAASEKHRGSSDYGLDSKKRKVDDKDSMSRYDSDGDKSDDLVVDVSNEDPATPRVSPAHSPPENGLDKSRVLKKDAAPNSPASVASSGSTPSSKAKDHAHNDKSSTPSLKSNTPTPRNEAPTPGTSTTPGLRPLTMGKPPGMEALAAPALRTPLSIAGSYATPFAMMSHHEMNGSLTSPGVYPGLISPQMSAAAAAAYGRSPIAGFDPHPHMRAPGLPASLTSISGGKPAYSFHVSADGQMQPVPFPPDALIGPGIPRHARQINTLSHGEVVCAVTISNPTRHVYTGGKGCVKIWDISQPGSKSPVSQLDCLNRDNYIRSCKLLPDGRTLIVGGEASTLTIWDLASQTPRIKAELTSSAPACYALAISPDAKVCFSCCSDGNIAVWDLHNQTLVRQFQGHTDGASCIDISHDGTKLWTGGLDNTVRSWDLREGRQLQQHDFTSQIFSLGYCPTGEWLAVGMESSNVEVLHHTKPDKYQLHLHESCVLSLKFAYCGKWFVSTGKDNLLNAWRTPYGASIFQSKESSSVLSCDISADDKYIVTGSGDKKATVYEVIY from the exons ATGTATCCACAAGGCCGGCATCCG GCACCTCACCAGCCAGGGCAGCCCGGCTTCAAGTTCACTGTGGCAGAGTCTTGCGACAGGATCAAAGACGAATTTCAGTTCCTGCAGGCCCAGTACCACAG tCTTAAAGTGGAGTACGACAAACTGGCCAATGAAAAGACAGAGATGCAGCGTCACTACGTCATG taCTATGAGATGTCCTATGGGCTCAACATTGAGATGCACAAACAG ACTGAGATTGCCAAACGTCTCAATGCAATCCTGGCTCAGATCATGCCATTCTTGTCACAAGAG CACCAACAGCAGGTAGCTCAGGCTGTTGAACGGGCCAAACAGGTGACAATGACTGAGCTGAATGCTATCATCGGG cagcagcagctccaggcCCAGCACCTCTCCCACGCAGCCCACGGCCCCCCTGTCCAGCTGCCCCCGCACCCCTCAGGCCTGCAGCCGCCCGGCATCCCCCCTGTGACGGGTGCTGGCTCCGGCCTGCTGGCGCTGGGTGCTCTTGGCAGCCAGGCTCACCTGCCTGTGAAGGATGAGAAGAACCACCACGACCTGGAGCACCGAG AACGCGAGTCGAGCACG AATAACTCGGTGTCGCCATCAGACAGCCTGCGGGCAGCCAGTGAGAAGCACCGCGGCTCATCAGATTACGGCCTTGACTCCAAGAAACGCAAAGTAGATGACAAGGACAGCATGAGCAGAtat GACAGTGACGGAGACAAAAGTGACGACTTGGTGGTGGATGTTTCCAATGAG GATCCAGCCACCCCTCGGGTGAGCCCCGCTCACTCTCCTCCGGAAAATGGCCTGGATAAATCACGAGTCCTGAAGAAGGATGCGGCCCCCAACAGCCCTGCCTCTGTCGCCTCTTCAGGCAGCACGCCGTCCTCCAAAGCAAAGGACCACGCCCAT aACGACAAGTCGTCCACACCGAGCCTCAAGtccaacacacccacacccaggAATGAGGCGCCCACACCAGGAACCAGCACCACTCCAGGACTACGGCCTCTGACGATGGGCAAACCACCTGGCATGGAGGCATTgg CTGCCCCTGCCCTGCGCACACCTCTCTCCATTGCGGGTTCCTACGCCACCCCGTTTGCCATGATGAGTCATCATGAGATGAACGGATCCCTGACGAGCCCAGGCGTCTATCCTGGCCTCATTTCACCACAGATgagtgctgcagctgctgccgcTTACGGACGCTCACCAATT GCGGGGTTTGACCCTCATCCTCACATGAGAGCTCCAGGCCTGCCAGCCAGCCTCACTTCCATTTCTGGAGGAAAACC GGCCTATTCTTTTCATGTGAGTGCAGATGGTCAGATGCAGCCCGTGCCCTTCCCTCCAGATGCACTGATAGGTCCGGGCATCCCGCGCCACGCTCGCCAGATCAACACACTGAGCCATGGGGAAGTGGTGTGCGCTGTCACCATCAGCAACCCCACGCGTCACGTCTACACTGGCGGCAAGGGCTGTGTCAAGATCTGGGACATCAGCCAACCAGGCAGCAAGAGCCCAGTGTCCCAACTCGACTGTCTG AACAGGGACAATTACATCCGCTCCTGCAAGCTGTTGCCTGATGGCCGCACCCTGATCGTGGGTGGCGAGGCCAGCACACTGACCATCTGGGACCTGGCCTCACAGACGCCCCGCATAAAGGCAGAGCTCACTTCCTCTGCTCCAGCCTGCTACGCACTGGCCATCAGCCCTGACGCCAAGGTCTGCTTCTCCTGCTGCTCCGATGGAAATATCGCTGTGTGGGACCTCCATAACCAGACCCTCGTTAG GCAGTTCCAGGGCCACACAGACGGAGCCAGCTGTATTGACATCTCCCACGACGGGACCAAACTCTGGACTGGAGGGCTGGACAACACGGTCCGCTCCTGGGATTTGAGAGAGGGACGGCAGCTCCAGCAACACGACTTTACCTCACAG ATCTTCTCACTGGGTTACTGTCCCACTGGAGAATGGTTGGCTGTGGGTATGGAGAGCAGTAACGTGGAGGTGTTGCACCACACCAAGCCTGACAAGTACCAGCTGCACCTGCACGAAAGCTGCGTCCTCTCACTCAAGTTCGCCTACTGTG GTAAATGGTTTGTGAGCACAGGGAAGGACAATCTGCTGAATGCATGGAGGACTCCCTATGGGGCCAGCATATTCCAG TCCAAGGAGTCGTCCTCCGTCCTGAGCTGTGACATCTCTGCAGATGACAAATACATCGTGACAGGTTCTGGAGACAAGAAGGCCACCGTCTACGAGGTCATCTACTAG
- the tle3b gene encoding transducin-like enhancer protein 3-B isoform X3 has translation MYPQGRHPAPHQPGQPGFKFTVAESCDRIKDEFQFLQAQYHSLKVEYDKLANEKTEMQRHYVMYYEMSYGLNIEMHKQTEIAKRLNAILAQIMPFLSQEHQQQVAQAVERAKQVTMTELNAIIGVRGLPNLPLTQQQQPPHSVYPAFMQQLQAQHLSHAAHGPPVQLPPHPSGLQPPGIPPVTGAGSGLLALGALGSQAHLPVKDEKNHHDLEHRGPSSFHSPLALPLKERESSTNNSVSPSDSLRAASEKHRGSSDYGLDSKKRKVDDKDSMSRYDSDGDKSDDLVVDVSNEDPATPRVSPAHSPPENGLDKSRVLKKDAAPNSPASVASSGSTPSSKAKDHAHNDKSSTPSLKSNTPTPRNEAPTPGTSTTPGLRPLTMGKPPGMEALAAPALRTPLSIAGSYATPFAMMSHHEMNGSLTSPGVYPGLISPQMSAAAAAAYGRSPIAGFDPHPHMRAPGLPASLTSISGGKPAYSFHVSADGQMQPVPFPPDALIGPGIPRHARQINTLSHGEVVCAVTISNPTRHVYTGGKGCVKIWDISQPGSKSPVSQLDCLNRDNYIRSCKLLPDGRTLIVGGEASTLTIWDLASQTPRIKAELTSSAPACYALAISPDAKVCFSCCSDGNIAVWDLHNQTLVRQFQGHTDGASCIDISHDGTKLWTGGLDNTVRSWDLREGRQLQQHDFTSQIFSLGYCPTGEWLAVGMESSNVEVLHHTKPDKYQLHLHESCVLSLKFAYCGKWFVSTGKDNLLNAWRTPYGASIFQSKESSSVLSCDISADDKYIVTGSGDKKATVYEVIY, from the exons ATGTATCCACAAGGCCGGCATCCG GCACCTCACCAGCCAGGGCAGCCCGGCTTCAAGTTCACTGTGGCAGAGTCTTGCGACAGGATCAAAGACGAATTTCAGTTCCTGCAGGCCCAGTACCACAG tCTTAAAGTGGAGTACGACAAACTGGCCAATGAAAAGACAGAGATGCAGCGTCACTACGTCATG taCTATGAGATGTCCTATGGGCTCAACATTGAGATGCACAAACAG ACTGAGATTGCCAAACGTCTCAATGCAATCCTGGCTCAGATCATGCCATTCTTGTCACAAGAG CACCAACAGCAGGTAGCTCAGGCTGTTGAACGGGCCAAACAGGTGACAATGACTGAGCTGAATGCTATCATCGGGGTACGTGGACTTCCCAATCTGCCTCTCACT cagcagcagcagccacctCATAGTGTCTATCCAGCCTTCATG cagcagctccaggcCCAGCACCTCTCCCACGCAGCCCACGGCCCCCCTGTCCAGCTGCCCCCGCACCCCTCAGGCCTGCAGCCGCCCGGCATCCCCCCTGTGACGGGTGCTGGCTCCGGCCTGCTGGCGCTGGGTGCTCTTGGCAGCCAGGCTCACCTGCCTGTGAAGGATGAGAAGAACCACCACGACCTGGAGCACCGAGG ACCCTCATCTTTTCACTCGCCTCTGGCTCTTCCTCTGAAAGAACGCGAGTCGAGCACG AATAACTCGGTGTCGCCATCAGACAGCCTGCGGGCAGCCAGTGAGAAGCACCGCGGCTCATCAGATTACGGCCTTGACTCCAAGAAACGCAAAGTAGATGACAAGGACAGCATGAGCAGAtat GACAGTGACGGAGACAAAAGTGACGACTTGGTGGTGGATGTTTCCAATGAG GATCCAGCCACCCCTCGGGTGAGCCCCGCTCACTCTCCTCCGGAAAATGGCCTGGATAAATCACGAGTCCTGAAGAAGGATGCGGCCCCCAACAGCCCTGCCTCTGTCGCCTCTTCAGGCAGCACGCCGTCCTCCAAAGCAAAGGACCACGCCCAT aACGACAAGTCGTCCACACCGAGCCTCAAGtccaacacacccacacccaggAATGAGGCGCCCACACCAGGAACCAGCACCACTCCAGGACTACGGCCTCTGACGATGGGCAAACCACCTGGCATGGAGGCATTgg CTGCCCCTGCCCTGCGCACACCTCTCTCCATTGCGGGTTCCTACGCCACCCCGTTTGCCATGATGAGTCATCATGAGATGAACGGATCCCTGACGAGCCCAGGCGTCTATCCTGGCCTCATTTCACCACAGATgagtgctgcagctgctgccgcTTACGGACGCTCACCAATT GCGGGGTTTGACCCTCATCCTCACATGAGAGCTCCAGGCCTGCCAGCCAGCCTCACTTCCATTTCTGGAGGAAAACC GGCCTATTCTTTTCATGTGAGTGCAGATGGTCAGATGCAGCCCGTGCCCTTCCCTCCAGATGCACTGATAGGTCCGGGCATCCCGCGCCACGCTCGCCAGATCAACACACTGAGCCATGGGGAAGTGGTGTGCGCTGTCACCATCAGCAACCCCACGCGTCACGTCTACACTGGCGGCAAGGGCTGTGTCAAGATCTGGGACATCAGCCAACCAGGCAGCAAGAGCCCAGTGTCCCAACTCGACTGTCTG AACAGGGACAATTACATCCGCTCCTGCAAGCTGTTGCCTGATGGCCGCACCCTGATCGTGGGTGGCGAGGCCAGCACACTGACCATCTGGGACCTGGCCTCACAGACGCCCCGCATAAAGGCAGAGCTCACTTCCTCTGCTCCAGCCTGCTACGCACTGGCCATCAGCCCTGACGCCAAGGTCTGCTTCTCCTGCTGCTCCGATGGAAATATCGCTGTGTGGGACCTCCATAACCAGACCCTCGTTAG GCAGTTCCAGGGCCACACAGACGGAGCCAGCTGTATTGACATCTCCCACGACGGGACCAAACTCTGGACTGGAGGGCTGGACAACACGGTCCGCTCCTGGGATTTGAGAGAGGGACGGCAGCTCCAGCAACACGACTTTACCTCACAG ATCTTCTCACTGGGTTACTGTCCCACTGGAGAATGGTTGGCTGTGGGTATGGAGAGCAGTAACGTGGAGGTGTTGCACCACACCAAGCCTGACAAGTACCAGCTGCACCTGCACGAAAGCTGCGTCCTCTCACTCAAGTTCGCCTACTGTG GTAAATGGTTTGTGAGCACAGGGAAGGACAATCTGCTGAATGCATGGAGGACTCCCTATGGGGCCAGCATATTCCAG TCCAAGGAGTCGTCCTCCGTCCTGAGCTGTGACATCTCTGCAGATGACAAATACATCGTGACAGGTTCTGGAGACAAGAAGGCCACCGTCTACGAGGTCATCTACTAG